The proteins below come from a single Neospora caninum Liverpool complete genome, chromosome IX genomic window:
- a CDS encoding putative BTB/POZ domain-containing protein, with translation MAQNELTDGCTRLESTTFHDFALWLFPNGQKQHSSVNSIDISLMYRGSKDFVVAKWSACFLDEEDQPVPRTRLGDPLKKYFRGGDGRRFSYSPSDASIQKWLVEGALRVKCEVQIAMELTSSRPLRGSGKATDNSFKQDIVKYCERDETRDVSVVCGKEIYRASRFMLAARSEVLQAMLEGKFKEASESEINFEEFSPHIAKQILDFIHYDRCSLLDGSPKAGKDGDKRKKIQDILQLFAAADKYDIKGLGDLCQDALIQNMDHYTIADIMVFAEQISSQKLLQAGMFFQYKFLSRQTSPAIHAIRYCP, from the exons ATGGCCCAAAATGAAC TGACTGATGGATGCACCCGACTGGAGAGCACCACATTCCACGACTTCGCACTCTGGCTGTTTCCAAACGGACAGAAACAACACAGCTCTGTTAACAGCATTGATATCTCTCTTATGTATCGCGGTTCTAAGGATTTCGTCGTCGCAAAGTGGTCTGCTTGCTTCCTAGATGAGGAAGACCAGCCAG TTCCACGAACGCGCCTCGGCGATCCGTTGAAGAAATATTTCCGGGGAGGAGACGGCCGCAGGTTTTCGTACTCCCCAAGCGACGCTAGTATACAAAAATGGCTGGTCGAGGGTGCTCTTCGAGTGAAATGCGAGGTCCAAATAGCGATGGAACTCACGTCAT CAAGACCGCTGAGAGGCAGCGGCAAGGCGACAGATAATTCATTTAAACAAGACATCGTCAAGTATTGCGAGAGGGATGAGACCCGTGATGTTTCCGTAGTCTGCGGGAAAGAAATCTATAGAGCCTCTCGCTTCATGCTTGCCGCCCGTTCAGAG GTGCTCCAGGCAATGCTGGAAGGTAAATTCAAGGAGGCTTCTGAATCAGAAATCAACTTCGAAGAGTTCTCTCCACATATCGCCAAGCAAATCTTGGATTTTATCCACTATGATCGCTGTTCGCTGCTGGACGGGTCACCGAAGGCAGGCAAGGATGGcgacaaaagaaaaaaaatCCAAGATATTTTGCAACTATTCGCTGCCGCCGACAAGTACGATATAAAG GGCCTGGGCGACCTATGCCAGGACGCTTTGATTCAAAACATGGATCATTACACCATCGCCGATATCATGGTTTTTGCTGAACAGATCAGTTCGCAGAAGCTGCTACAGGCCGGTATGTTCTTCCAGTACAAATTTTTGTCTCGTCAGACTAGCCCCGCCATTCACGCCATTCGGTATTGTCCGTAA